From the Marispirochaeta aestuarii genome, the window GGGGCTGTCTAAGAAGAATCTTAGTCAGCTCCTTTACTATTTTGGGAGTGAGGGTCTCCTCCTTACATCAGTCTTCTGATGTTATACCCAATCATATGAATCCCCCAATCACGTGAGGCCGCTGATAGACCCCATCCATGAAACCGCCTGAATTGCTGGTTTCCTTTAATCTGCCCAAATACCGTTTCAATTTCAAACTTTCTTCTTCGATACAACTGTCTTCCCTCTGGTGTTTCAAGTTGTTCCCTGGCCCGCTGGTTTAAACGCAACCTTTCCAAGTTTATCTGCACAGTACGGTTTTCGCTTGTGGTACACTTATTGCGCACAGAACACTGCATACAGGTTTTACCCTCATAGGTTCTGTAATAATCTATCCGACCACTTCGGTATTTTCTTGAATGTTCACCTTTAAATTGTAATTTTTCTCCTTCCGGGCAAACCATACAATCTTGTTCAGCGTTATATTGAAAACGCCAATAGCGGTAACGATACTTTTTGCTTCGCTTCTGTTTTTCCTGGTCCCAATGCTGATATTTGA encodes:
- a CDS encoding transposase, encoding MRMKEDHMQNGQLKPGYNIQAGTENGFVTSYALYPNPTDTRTLLPHLKSFRDQFGAYPENLIADKGYSSLENYKQLEESNIKAFIKYQHWDQEKQKRSKKYRYRYWRFQYNAEQDCMVCPEGEKLQFKGEHSRKYRSGRIDYYRTYEGKTCMQCSVRNKCTTSENRTVQINLERLRLNQRAREQLETPEGRQLYRRRKFEIETVFGQIKGNQQFRRFHGWGLSAASRDWGIHMIGYNIRRLM